The genomic window GCTCAATCTCCAAATGACTACACAATGTTTATAAAAACAAAGACAGCATCTATTGGGGTAAGGGGAACAAGGTTTTTATTAACACACAATAGTGAAAATCTTGTCTCATCGGTCTTAACTTTTGAAGGTGAAGTTCATGAGTTTAAATATTCAGATAAAGAAATACTAGAGTCAGTTCGTATTGGTGACAACGAAAATATTAATATGACTGACACACTATCTGAAGACTTCAAAAATAATGATATTCAAGTTATTAGACGAGGTCAGTACGCTGGAAGTTTTCCAGGCCGAGCTACGGCCACGAAGCCAGTTAGAATCTCATTGAAACAATTTCTTTTACTCGAACAGAATGATAAATTAAATTTTGATAAGCAGGCAAGTAAGCGCGTAGTTATAACAGAAGAGTTAATAGCCGAGGTTGAAAAAGATCTTGTACCATCAGAAGGATCAACACAAGGACGCGACGGTGGGGCATTAGATATTGATACTGGTATATATATATCACCACCAGAAAATGCAGTATTTGATAGAGAAACGAGATTGTATGAAATGCCTAGTTACTTTGGAAGTATTGATGAAGTCACTGGGGAATACCTACCTCCTGAAGGTTTGAGTCTGCATCCGACAGATGGTTTTATTGTCTCAAACCTAAAGAAAGGAGCATCTCTTCTGCTAGAGTTACAGAGTAAATTGAACTCAACACTAGACAAGGGGATATCTAAATTTAAAGATATAACACACACCGACTTTGAAGGTTTTGCTAAATATTTCTACGATACAAATGTGCATGAAACTTACTATGGAGAAAGACGTGGTATAACAAACACGAACTCGATGACTTGGGATCTATTTGGAAGTCTCGCACATCAAACTATTGCAACTGAAAAAATATCAATTCGACCGAAAGTATTTGGCCGTTTAATATATCATAATCGAAGGAAGAGGGCCGATGTTAAGAGAGAAGACCTCTCACACATCGGAGGAGGACTTGAAATTGATTACTTCATTGAAATGTTTAAAAATAAAGCGGCTCTATCTTTAGAAACGAATATTCGAACTTTTTATAAGGATCGAAGAAATAGAAATCAGTTTGATTTTTATAATGAAGATATAGTTATAATTCCTTCAGTCACGCTCAGACCTACGAGAAAAAATATCATTAAGTTTGCTTTTGAAAATACTTGGTTTCAAGGATTTGATAATACAGCAAAAGGAAGATTTCAAAACTATCAAGTCAATATCGTACAGCTAATGGGAAAACGGTATGATGCAATTTATGATTTTGCGTTTTCTAAAAGAGATGATCAAATCATTTCTAACGAAATTGAGTCTTGGACAAATCAAATTACATTGCTGAGAAAGAATTTTTTTGAACGATTTAATGTTGCGCTTGAGCTTGCTTATGAAAAATGGTCGTCGCACAAAGAACTTGAGTTTAAAAAGGCTGATTTGCATCATGCAAAAATTTCTTTGGATAGAAATTGGGGGAATTATAATAAGATTGTATTCTCCTATGAATTTAATAAGCAAAATACATTTGGTAGACTTAATCAAAGAGAGTTGAAGCAGAACCTATACGAAGTTGGTCTCGTTTCAAGTTTTTAGAGTTTTTATATTAAGGAAGTTTTTTATGGGTAAGGGAAAAAGATCAAAAAGTAGAAAGAGTAAAAATAGTGTTGCCGCGATTGGGAAAGAACAAGGTTCTACATTTAACCTCTATATTCTCTTGGCAATAGTGGTGTCTTCCGTTGTTGGTTGGCTTGTTTTTGTAAGCTAAGTAAAAACTGTTAGTTGTGCTAGCCTTGTTTAGTTTGTAATTTATTAGTGATGTTAAATATTTTATGATGTTTAACGTATAGTTTAGGTGTAAAAATATTAGTTATGTATAAAAGTATTCTTTTTCTTTTTTTCGCTATCTGTGTCGAAGCTTCTGATTTGAAGTTAGGAGTTGAAGACTCTTGGCCACCTTATGCTGATGCTAATGGAGAGGGGATAAGTAAAGAGCTTGTCCTGGCAGCATATAAAAGTGTTGGCCTCATACCTGATATTAAGGTTTATCCTTATTCAAGAGTTTTAAATCTAGTTGAAAATGGAGAGTTGAT from Bacteriovorax sp. Seq25_V includes these protein-coding regions:
- a CDS encoding FecR domain-containing protein, with amino-acid sequence MKIIYVLIVLIFNLELFAQEVQGQIVLLRGQVTVSGSHASKNQKINEGAIVETGIRSFTKIKFSNGSSVVVGANSKIVLSQLSEEKPRVLNLLKGKIRADVEKAQSPNDYTMFIKTKTASIGVRGTRFLLTHNSENLVSSVLTFEGEVHEFKYSDKEILESVRIGDNENINMTDTLSEDFKNNDIQVIRRGQYAGSFPGRATATKPVRISLKQFLLLEQNDKLNFDKQASKRVVITEELIAEVEKDLVPSEGSTQGRDGGALDIDTGIYISPPENAVFDRETRLYEMPSYFGSIDEVTGEYLPPEGLSLHPTDGFIVSNLKKGASLLLELQSKLNSTLDKGISKFKDITHTDFEGFAKYFYDTNVHETYYGERRGITNTNSMTWDLFGSLAHQTIATEKISIRPKVFGRLIYHNRRKRADVKREDLSHIGGGLEIDYFIEMFKNKAALSLETNIRTFYKDRRNRNQFDFYNEDIVIIPSVTLRPTRKNIIKFAFENTWFQGFDNTAKGRFQNYQVNIVQLMGKRYDAIYDFAFSKRDDQIISNEIESWTNQITLLRKNFFERFNVALELAYEKWSSHKELEFKKADLHHAKISLDRNWGNYNKIVFSYEFNKQNTFGRLNQRELKQNLYEVGLVSSF